The genomic region CCGTCCCGGCGCGGCACGCGTACTCCCACTCCGCTTCCGTCGGAAGGCGGTACCCGTTCGCGTTCCAGTCGCAGACCGTCCCCGATCCGCTTCCCGAGTAGCACGGGGTCAGCCCTTCGCTTGCCGAAAGCGCGTTGCAGTAGGCCACCGCGTCGTACCAGCTGACATTTTCCACGGGGCAACTCCCCCCGCACGCGGAGAAGTGCGACGGACTCGTCCCCATCACTGTGAGGTATTCGGTCTGCGTCACCTCGTGCGTGGACATGTAGAAGTCCTGCGTCAGCGTCACCGTATGCTGCGTCTCGTTTGAACTATGGCCCAGTTCCGTCACCGGGCTTCCCATGGTGAAGCTCCCCGCCGGAATCAGCACGAAGCCCGGAGCGGCGGACGGACCGACCGTCACATCCACCAAGCCGCTCTTTTGGGCCAGTCCGGCTTGGTTGCGGATGCGGAATCGCACACGGTAAGTGCCCGATTCGCAGTACTCGTGGATCCGATGCACCGGTTGGTTGTCCTGAAACAGCTCGCCCACGCCGTCTCCCCAGTTGATGTGGACATCGAGCATGCTGTGAACCTGGTCGGTATAGGTCACGGCGAGGCTTGCGGCGGAACCGCCCGGGACGGCCGGAGCCAGGTGGAAGGTCGCGATCATCGGCGCGTACCCCCCGGTCCGGATGCGGGGCGAAAGTGCGGCCGGGAACTCCGCCGATGCCAGCCATGCCGCCGAGACGCCCGATGACACGCGCGCTCTCCCGGGCGCCTCCACCGACACCCCCAGCGTCGTCCAGGATGCCGACGCGCGGGAAGCGTCCCCGGCCACGGGAAGCCCCATGTGGAACGCGACACCCCCGGCGCTTCGGAAGGAGACCTCGTTCTCGGCACCCGACAACGCCGCGGACAGCACTTCGACGCCGTCCGCGCAGACGGTCCAGGCGGGATCGTGTTCCACGATCGTCTCGACCGCGAGCGTGACGGCCGACCCGGGAAGCCCCGGATCGGACGCGAAGCGCACCGGGAGAGAAAGGTCGCGGCGCGGCGCAGGAACCCGAAGATCCACGCCCGGGCCATACGCCCCGGTGAAAGAGGTTGTCCGGCCGATCACCTCGGGGGCGACCGCGAGCGGCGCGACCCTCCACACAACGGTTCCGAACTCGTCCCGCGCTACCAGATCCCCGGGCCGGAGGACCACGGCGTGTTCCCCTCCGGTGACGGCAACAAACGACCCGACCGCGTCCACGCCCGCATCCCAGTCCATCGAGCCGGAGACAATGCTCGACGGCCCTTCCTCTTGAAGAACGGGGATGCCGGTGGGGGTGTCATCGGAAGGCCGGGAGCACCCGGCCGCCAGCGCGGCGATCAGGAACAGGGCGACCGGCGATGGTAGAAGGCGCGACGGCAAGACTGGCAGTACTCTGCTCACGGGGCACCTTCGGGGGGGGTGCTTGGGGCAGGACCCGGATTCGGACATCACCTGCAGGCTTCTGTCCATATGTTGGTGAATGATACCAGAAGTTGCCCCCGGCGCGTCAAGTGCGGCGCCTGGCGCCCGCCAGCCCCCCCCAGAGCGTGGCCAGCCCTCCCCGGGGCCAGCCGGAGCGAATGTGGGGGGTGGGGTGGGAGGATCGCCCCCGGGTCAGTTCAGGTACCCGTGCAGATGCGGCCCTTCGGGAAGATCGGCAATCTTCTGCAACGCACGCTCCTTGATCTGGCGTACGCGCTCCCGTGTGATGCCCAGGTCCCTTCCGATCGTCTCCAGCGTCACGCCCTCGCCCGTGTCGATGCCGTAGTAGTCGCGGAGGATCTTCTGCTCCCGTGGGTCCAGCGATTTGACCGCCGACCGGACATCACCCCTCATGTCCTTTTCCACCACTCGATCGTCGGGTGGGGTATCCCGGTCGTCCGTGATCAGGTCCATGAGTCGGGTAGAGTCTTGGTCTGCGGAAGTGGGAGCGTCCAGCGACACATGACGCTGGTTGAGCATCTGGTGCTTGCGAACATCGGCCGGTGTCAGATCCATGCTGTCGGCAATCTCCTCCGCGGTGGCGTCCCGGCCCAGTTCCTGCCGAAGTTCGTTCCCCCGGCGGTAGACCTTCAGAGCCTTGCCGACCCGGTTCATGGGAAGTCGCACCACGCGCGTCTGCTCGGAGATGGCCTGGAGGATTGCCTGCCGGATCCACCAGATTGCGTAGGAGATGAAGCGGCACCCGCGGTTCTCGTCGAACCTCTCCGCAGCTCGAATCAGCCCGACATTCCCTTCGTTGATCAGGTCCGAAAGGCAGAGCCCCCGGCCGGTGAATGTTCGGGCCACCCGCACCACAAACCGCAGGTTCGCGCAGATGAGATGGTCGCGGGCGGCGGCGTCTCCGGCCCGGATTCTGACCGCCAGTTCCCGCTCCTCCTCCGGGGTGAGCAGGTCGGTGCGGCGAATGTCCCTCAGGTAGATATCGAGGGAGGGTTCGTCTGTTCTGTTCGCTGCTGCTGTGCTGATCGCCACGATCGGATCCTCTTCGGGGATGGTCTAGGGCTTGAGGCCCACATAGCGGGTGTGGTCCCCTCGCTTGAGGAGAATGGCCACGGCCCGCTTGTCACGATACTTCTCCACCGCCTTCGCCCAGTCGGCGAGGCGGTCCAGTTCCATGTTGCCCACTTCCAGAATGACATCGCCGGTCTGGATGCCTGCGCCGTCAGCCGCACTCCCCGGCGCCACACCCACCACAAAGACGCCGACCGCGTCGCCGGACATTCCGAAGTCCCGCGCCTCTTCCGGACTGATCTCGTCCACGGTGATCCCGGCCCAGGATGCGTCCTCTTCCTCCTCGGGGATGCTCTTCGCCGGAGATCCGGGCCGCTCGTCGAGCACCACCTTTACGGTCTTCTTCCTCCCGTCACGCAGGACGGAAAACTTCACCGGGCTCCCGACCGGTTGCTCCGCCACACGCAGGCGGAAGTCGTTCACTTCCGACACGGGTCGGCCGTCCATCTTTGTGATGATGTCGCCCGTGTGGAGTCCGCCTTGATCCGCCGGGGTGTCTTCAATGACCTGCCCGATGAGGATGCCTTCCGTCCCCGCGATGTCCATGCTCTCGGCCAGTTCCTCCGT from Gemmatimonadota bacterium harbors:
- a CDS encoding formylglycine-generating enzyme family protein, which translates into the protein MSRVLPVLPSRLLPSPVALFLIAALAAGCSRPSDDTPTGIPVLQEEGPSSIVSGSMDWDAGVDAVGSFVAVTGGEHAVVLRPGDLVARDEFGTVVWRVAPLAVAPEVIGRTTSFTGAYGPGVDLRVPAPRRDLSLPVRFASDPGLPGSAVTLAVETIVEHDPAWTVCADGVEVLSAALSGAENEVSFRSAGGVAFHMGLPVAGDASRASASWTTLGVSVEAPGRARVSSGVSAAWLASAEFPAALSPRIRTGGYAPMIATFHLAPAVPGGSAASLAVTYTDQVHSMLDVHINWGDGVGELFQDNQPVHRIHEYCESGTYRVRFRIRNQAGLAQKSGLVDVTVGPSAAPGFVLIPAGSFTMGSPVTELGHSSNETQHTVTLTQDFYMSTHEVTQTEYLTVMGTSPSHFSACGGSCPVENVSWYDAVAYCNALSASEGLTPCYSGSGSGTVCDWNANGYRLPTEAEWEYACRAGT
- a CDS encoding RNA polymerase sigma factor RpoD/SigA, encoding MAISTAAANRTDEPSLDIYLRDIRRTDLLTPEEERELAVRIRAGDAAARDHLICANLRFVVRVARTFTGRGLCLSDLINEGNVGLIRAAERFDENRGCRFISYAIWWIRQAILQAISEQTRVVRLPMNRVGKALKVYRRGNELRQELGRDATAEEIADSMDLTPADVRKHQMLNQRHVSLDAPTSADQDSTRLMDLITDDRDTPPDDRVVEKDMRGDVRSAVKSLDPREQKILRDYYGIDTGEGVTLETIGRDLGITRERVRQIKERALQKIADLPEGPHLHGYLN